The Terriglobus roseus sequence GTCGTGACAACCGTCGTGCTGGCAGTCGCGGGGGCGGTTGCGTCGAAATTTACTGACTCAGCCATTCCGTTTCCGTTCTTTTCCGTGTACGAGGTGCTCATCGGTGGCAGACCTCGCAGCTCTGCAGCTCATTCGGGGTACGAATGCGGTACTTGTCCGCCAGGTAGGTTCCCAGCGCCTGTTGCGAGGTGAACTTGTGGTAGCTGGCTGGCAGGATCGCCATGGGCGGTACGTCGGTCATGGTCTTGCCCGCGCCGCTGAGTGCGTTGGGGGAAAGCTGGACGCCGCTGCCCTTGTTCGATTCGCCATCGCTGGTGCGAGCAGTTGCGTTGGGCTGCTGCTCGGCCTGCAGGAATGCCAGCTGCGGATTCACCGAGCCGGGGTCCTTCGTGGTGCAGGTGACTGCCTGTGCCGTGGGAGCGAGCTTGCCCGTCTCAGCGCACCAGACAGGCTTGTTGCTGGAGGCACCGGCCCATGCCATGTTGTAGATCTCACTGGTCGGACGGAGATTCTTGACCGGGTCACGATGGCAGTTGAGGCACCACTCCATCTGTAGCGAATTTTCCGCGTACATGATGGGCATCTCGTCGACGCGACCGTGGCAGCTGGCGCAGCCGATACCCTTGTTCACGTGAATCTCGTGGTTGAAGTACACGTAGTCCGGCAGGTCGTGGATACGGATCCACTGGATCGATTCGCCCGTCGCCCAGCTCTTGCGAACCGGCTCCAGCATCTGCGCGTTGGTCCAGATCTCTGCATGACAGTTCATGCAGGTCTTGGTCGGCGGAATGCCTGCGTAGGCCGACTTCTCCACCGAGACGTGACAGTACTGGCACT is a genomic window containing:
- a CDS encoding cytochrome c3 family protein codes for the protein MAQVFDRSSNALARAALVLTGLIVVALGVALNQLQRSPWVTKQGQRADQPVPFSHRHHVEGLGIQCQYCHVSVEKSAYAGIPPTKTCMNCHAEIWTNAQMLEPVRKSWATGESIQWIRIHDLPDYVYFNHEIHVNKGIGCASCHGRVDEMPIMYAENSLQMEWCLNCHRDPVKNLRPTSEIYNMAWAGASSNKPVWCAETGKLAPTAQAVTCTTKDPGSVNPQLAFLQAEQQPNATARTSDGESNKGSGVQLSPNALSGAGKTMTDVPPMAILPASYHKFTSQQALGTYLADKYRIRTPNELQSCEVCHR